DNA sequence from the Candidatus Methylomirabilota bacterium genome:
CGCCAAGGAGCTCCGCACCGGCAAGGAGGCGTCCATCGCGGTGCGCCCGACTTACGGCCTCACCGAGGCCGAGGTGGAGCGCATGGTCGATGAGTCCTTCGAGCATGCCGAGGCCGACGTGGCCGCGCGGCTCTTGATCGAGGCGAGGACGGAAGCGGACAACGTGATCAACCACGTGGAGCGGGCGCTCACCCAGGGCGCGCAGCTCGCCGAGGCCGGTGAGCTCGAGCGCATCCGCGCCGCCGTCGCCGCCCTGCGCGACGCGCGCGGCGGGGACGACCGCGAGCTCATCCACGGGCGCACCACCGCGGTGAACAAGGCCACGGAGCGACTGGCCGAGGCCATGATGGACGCCGCCCTCAAGGGGGCGCTGGCCTCCAAGCGGGCGGACCGTATCCTGGAGTCCTCCTGATGGCGAAGCACAAGGTGACGTTCCTCCCTCAGGACGTGACGGTGGAGGTGGACGACGAGAAGTACCCGCTGGCCGATCACGGGAAGCCCGGCTCGGTGCTGGACATAGCCCTCGCGCACGACATCGACCTCGAGCACAACTGCGGCGGCTCCTGCGCCTGCACCACCTGCCACGTGATCGTGCGGGAAGGGGAGGGCAATCTCTCGCCCATGGAGGCGGACGAGGAGGATCGCCTGGACACCGCGGAAGGCCTCACCCTTCACTCGCGGTTAGGCTGCCAGGCCATCGTGCGGGGCGACGTCGTGGTGGAGATCCCCAAATAGCCATGAAGTGGAGCGACACCGAGGATATCGCCATCGCGCTGATGGAGGCGCATCCAGACACTGATCCGCTCACCGTGCGCTTCACCGACCTGCACAAGTGGGTGGTGGCGCTCGAGGACTTCGACGACGACCCCAAGGCCTCGAATGAGGGCCTCCTCGAGGCCATCCAGATGAAGTGGCACGAGGAGTACCGCGACCGATGATTGGCGAGCCGCAGCGGCAGGTGAGGCGAGCGGATAGGGGAATTGGCGAGCCGCAGCGGCAGGCGAGGCGAGCGGATAGGGAGAACGTCCCGAGCGGAGCGAGGGCGGGCAGGTTACCAGGCGATCACATGATCGGACGCGAACACGAGATCGAGCAGCCCCGCGTAGTCGAGGCCGTCACCCAGGCGCAGGATGCGCGCGCCCGACGGCACCGGGGGAGCCGCGCCGCCGTCGAGCAGCACCACCGTGATCTCGGCGCCGGGCTCGGCGCCCGCGATCACCGGGCCGGCCAGCGTGTCCGCGTCTCGGGGGACGAGGTGGAGGTAGCGAGCCATCAGAAGACGAGGTATCGTTGGGCGCGGCGGGCCAGCTCCGCGACGGCGCCCTCGGCCACCGGGACGACCGGGTGGCCTTCCACGTTCCACTCCGCGTCGCTCGGCGGCGTCCCCACGATGTGGAACGGCACGTTGAGCTTCCGGAGGGCGGCGCGGAACTTCGCGATGTCGTCGCCATCCACGAGGTCATCGGTGTCCTCGTCGAGCAGATGGACGGCGGGACCGGTGAGCACTACCATCACGTCGTTCTCGCCGGCCACCACGCCGAGGGCGATGCGCATGGCCTCGTTGGCGCGATGGGACGCGCGCGGGTCCTCCGAGATCACCACGAGCACGGGCAGGCCGTCGGCCACGGCGTCAGTTCAGGGCGACGAAGCGGTCGGTGCCGCTGATCACGTCGGTGAGCACCACGAGGCCGCAGTTGGTAGCGCGGTCCGACAGAGGAAGACCGCGCTTCTGGCAGCCGTAGGCGCACACGAAGAGGCGGGCGCCGCGCTCCGCGAGGGCCTGGACGCGCGGGTCCTCCACGGCGGTCACGCCGTCGTCGATGAGGTAGAGGTACACCTGCGCGCCGCGATCGAGCGCGGCGTTCCCGAGCCCCAGCGCGGTGGCGAGATTGGCATGCTCGGGCGCGGTCGAGACCATCAGGCCGAGCTTTTTCCCCGCGGGATCCATGGAATAGAAAGCGTAGCATCGCGATGAGGGAGGGTCAATGAACCGGCGAGTCTATCTCGATCACAACGCGTCCACTCCGGTGCATCCGGAGGTGCTGGAGGTCATGCTTCCGTACTTCTCGGAGCGATACGGCAATCCGTCGAGCATCCACGGCTTCGGCCGCGAGGCCCGCGAGGGGCTGGACACCGCCCGCGAGCGGATCGCGGGCTTCCTCCGCGTCGGCAAGGAGGAGGTCGTGTTCACCTCCGGCGGCACCGAGTCGGACAACATGGCCATCAAGGGGGTGGCGGCCGCCCGCGGGCGCGGCCATCTCATCACCTCCGCGGTCGAGCATCATGCGGTGCTCCGCACGTGTGAGACGCTAGCCAAGCAGGGCTTCGACCTCACGGTACTGCCGGTGGACGGCTACGGCATGGTGAGCCCCGACGACGTGCGCCGCGCCATCCGGCCGGACACGATCCTCGTGACGATCATGCACGCCAACTCCGAGGTCGGCACCATCCAGCCGGTCAGCGAGATCGGGCGGATCACGCGCGAGCGCGGCGTCACCTTCCACGTGGACGGCGTCCAGACCTTCGGCAAGCTGCCGCTGGACGTCGAGGCCCTCGGCATCGACCTCCTGTCCTTCTCCGGCCACAAGATCTACGGGCCGAAGGGGATCGCCGGGCTCTACATCCGCAAGGGCACCAAGATGGCTTCGGTGCAGCACGGCGGCGAGCACGAGCGCCGCCGCCGGGCGGGCACAGAGAACGTGCCGGGCGCGGTGGGGCTGGGCAAGGCGGTGGAGGTGCGCGCCCGCGACATGGCGGCGGAGGAGACGCGAGTCCGCGCCCTGCGGGACCGCCTCTGGACGGGCCTCTCCAGCCGGGTGCCGGAAGTGCGCCTGAATGGGCATCCGACCGAGCGGCTCCCCGGCACCTGCAATGTCTGCTTCCGTCACATCGAGTCCGAATCGATCGTGCTCGGCCTGGATCTCAAGGGCATCGGTGTCTCGGCGGGCTCGGCCTGTACCGCGGGAAGCGTGGAGCCGTCCCACGTCCTTGTGGCCATGGCTGTCCCGCTCGACTGGGCGATGGGGACGGTCCGGTGCTCGCTGGGACGGAGCACCACGGCGGAGGATATCGACTACGTGCTGGACAGCATCGAGCCCCTGGCCGGCAAGCTGCGCAGCCTCTCGCCCGTGAGGGCCTGAGGGAGGCCGCGCGCCCGCCATGCGCTACTCCGACACGCTCATCGAGCATTTCCGACATCCTCGCAACGCGGGAATGATGCGCGATCCGGACGGGGTGGGCGAAAGCGAGTACGCCGAGTGCATGGACCTCGCGCGCGTGTTCCTGCGAGTGCGGGAGGGACGGATCGAGGACGTGCGCTTCCAGACTTACGGGTGCGGACCGACCATCGCGGCGTCCAGCGCCGCCACCGAGCTGATCCGGGGCGCCGCCCTCGCGGACGTGCTGGAGCTGGTCGACGCGCAGGTCGACGCGGCGGTGGGCGGGCTGCCACCCGACCGCGCCCATGCCGCCCAGGTGGTGACGGCGGCGATCCGGGCGGCCGCGCGCGACGCGGCGGCACGGTCGGGCACAATTTCCCCTCAAGGAGACTGAGGCCATGCTCGCCAAGATGAGACGCGACGTTCGCACCGTCCTCGAGCGGGACCCCGCGGCTCGCTCCGCCCTCGAGGTGGTGCTCTGCTATCCGGGTGTCCACGCCATCTGGCTGCACCGCATCGCGCACGCGCTCTGGAATGGCGGACTGACGACGCTGGGCCGGCTCGTCTCGCATTTCAGCCGTTTCGTCACCGGGATCGAGATCCATCCCGCCGCCAAGCTGGGGCAGGGGCTCTTCATCGACCACGGCATGGGCCTCGTCATCGGCGAGACGGCCGAGGTCGGCGAGAACGTGAGCCTCCTCCAGGGCGTCACCCTCGGGGGCACGAGCGTGCGGCGGGAGAAGCGGCATCCGACCCTGGGGGACAACGTGACAGTGGGCGCGAACGCCACCATCCTCGGCGGCTTCACCATCGGGGCGGGGAGCCGCATCGGCGCGGGCTCGGTGGTCGTGCGCGAGGTGCCGGAGAACTCGGTTGTCGTCGGCGTCCCGGGGCGGGTAACATATCGAGACGGGCGTCGCGTGCGCGGCGAGATCGACCTCAACCAGGTGGACTTGCCCGACCCGCTCGCGCGGACGGTGGAGCACCTGCTCGACCGCATCCGGGCGCTCGAGGCCGAGCTGGAGGCGCTGAAGCAGCCCGCGCGGGAGCGCGAGGCGGAATAGAGCGCGGCGGAATAGAAAAAAGGAGAGCGCGTGGTTCCGAAGGACACGATGAGCATCCAGGAAGCGTCGCAGTACCTGGCCATGGACGAGCAGACCGTCACGCGCATGGCCAGCGAGCGCCAGATCCCCTGTCTCCAGCACGACGGCAAGTGGCTCTTCTCCAAGAAGTCCATCGACAAGTGGAAGGCCCGCCAGGCCCCGGCCCGCGCCTGACTCGCGACGCCGCGTGGCGGATACTCACCGAGTTCACCCGCTCCGATAGCCTTCGCAAGCACGCTCTCGCAGTCGAGGCGACCATGCGCGCCTACGCCGGACGATACGGCGCCGAGCCGGACACCTGGGGCATCGCGGGCCTGCTCCACGACTTCGACTACGAGATGCATCCCGCTGGGCCCCAGCACCCCCTGAAGGGCGCCGAGATCCTCGCCGCGCGGGGCGTGGCCCCCGAGATCGTGTACGCGATCCTCGCCCATGCGGACTACGCGGGCTGCCCGCGCCGCTCCCTCCTCGACCGCGCGCTTTACGCCTGCGACGAGCCGTCCGGCTTCATCACCGCGTGCGCGCTCGTGCGCCCAGGCCGCGCCATCGCCGGGCTCGAGGCCGGCTCGGTGATCAAGAAGCTCAAGGACAAGGGCTTCGCGCGATCGGTCAACCGGCACGATATCTACCGGGGCGCCGAGGAGCTCGGCGTGCCGCTCGAGGCGCATCTGGGATTCCTCGTCGAGACGCTGACCGCCTCCGCACCCGCGCTCGGCCTCGAGGGCCCCGCGCGCTAGTCCCATGGCCGGATCCGCGCCGGCGATCCGGACCGTGCTCCACGTCGACATGGACGCGTTCTACGCGGCGGTGGAGCAGCGCGACCGCCCCGAGCTGCGAGGCCGTCCGGTGGTGGTGGGTGCGAAGCCCGGCGGGCGCGGCGTGGTGTCGGCCGCCTCGTACGAGGCGCGGCGCTTCGGCATCCACTCCGCCATGCCGATCAGCCGTGCGTACCGCCTGTGCCGGGACGCCGTGTACCTCCCCGTCGACATGGACAAGTACGCGGCGGTGTCGCGCCAGATCATGGCCTTGCTCGCAGAGTGGACGCCGCTGCTGGAGCCCGTGTCCATCGACGAGGCGTTCCTCGACGTCACTGCCAGCCGCGCGCTGCGCGGCGACGGGCCCACCATCGCCCGGGACATCAAGGCCCGCATCCGGGCCGAGGTTGCCCTGACCGCGTCGGTGGGCGTCGCTCCTAACAAGTTCGTGGCGAAGATCGCGTCCGACCTCGAGAAGCCCGACGGTCTCGTCGTGGTGGAGCCCGGCCAGGAGGCGGCCTTCCTCGCGCCGCTGCCGATCGGTCGGCTCTGGGGCGTGGGGCGCGTCACGGGGACCGAGCTCCAGTCCCTCGGCATCCTCACCATCGGCCAGCTCGCGAGCCTGCCGCCGGCCACGCTGCTGGCGCGCTTCGGCGAGAGCCATGGGCCCGCGCTCGCGGAGCTCGCCCGGGGCCTCGACGACCGCCCCGTGGAGCCCTTCGGCACGCCCAAGTCCATGGGCGCCGAGGAGACCTTCGGCACGGACCATCTCGACGTCGAGCGGCTCCGCGCCACCTTGCGCGCCCAGGCCGAGCGCGTGGCGCGCGAGCTGCGCGCCGAGGGGTATGCCGGCCGCGTGGTCACGCTGAAGATCCGCTTCGCGGATTTCTCGACCTACACGCGCGCGCACACCGGCGAGCCCACCCAGGATGGCCTGCGCGTCTACCAGGAGGCCTGCGCGCTGCTCGATCGCGTGAACCTGAGCCAGCCGGTGCGGCTGATCGGGGTCTCGGTGTCGGGCCTCGGCGCGGCAGGACAGGGCCAGCTCGCGCTGTTCGGCCCCGATGCCGCTCGGCAGGAGCGGCTGGGGCGGGCGCTCGATCGGCTCGTCGAGCGCTTCGGCGGGGATGCGGTGCAGCCCGCGAGCCTGCTGGGGCGCCGCTCGCGACGCCGCAGCGGCCCGCGCGGGCCGGCCCGCTGAGCGCGGCACGGCGACGTCCGATTGCCTTCGTCCCGGCCTTCAGATAGACTCACTGAACAGCGGTTCATTCGTCGCCGGGAGACTCCATGGAACGTCCCATCGCCTACGACAAGCTGGCCCGAGAGGAGCGCTTCGTGCGGATGCGGGCGCGCGACGTGGCCCAGATCAAGGTCGACCAAGGAGAGCCGCCGTTTCCCGATCTGAGTAGCCGCGACTCCATCAAGGAGCGCGTTCACGGGATCATGGTGGGCGAGATGCAGGCCATGGAGGGCGCGGGCCGCAGCGTCTACGACTTCCCGGACGCGCCCTGGGAGTTCACGATGGACATGGCGCGCCAGGTCTGGGACGAGTCGCGCCACCTCGAGATCTACCTGCGCCTGCTGGAGCACCTCGACGGCTACGTGGGCGAGTATCCCGAAACCACCATTCTCTGGCGCTGTGCGTGCGCCGAGGACGCGGCAGCGCGGGTGGCCGGTGTCAACCGCGGCCTCGAGGGCTTGGCCTGCGACGTGTTCAATCAGCTCGTGTACATCGCCCGGAAGATGGGGGATCCCATCCTGGAGCGGGCGGTGGACTTCGTGCTCGCCGACGAGATCACCCACGTGCGCATGGGCTCGAAGTGGCTGACCCGGCTGACCGAGGGCGACCCCGAGCGGCGCCGGCAGGCCATCGCCTTCCAGGAGACCATCGACGAGCGCTTCAACCTCGGCGGGGTGCGCCAGGACGGCGATCACGAGCAGGTGCTGATCTCGATCGCCACCGAGGCGCGACAGCTGGGCGGGTTCACCGACGAGGAGATTCAGCGCCTCATCAAGACCACCCAGCGCTCGCAGGTCTACTAGCCTCGATGTATCCGCTGGACGGCATGTATTCCGTCGAGCACTCCGCTCGGCTGATCCGTCACTACCGCTACACAGTGGAGCGCATGATGCGCGTGATGGGCGGCTGGCTGGCCCTGACGCCCGAGATCTCCGCCAAGCTCCTCATGGGGCGCCACGTGTGGGACAACGCCCAGCACGCCGACGCGCTCGGCCGACGTCTCCCCGAGCTTCGGGCGCACGCTCAGGAATCTGCGCCCGCCAATGAGGCGATGGTTGCCTTCATGGACGCGTTCGAGTCGCCCGAGACTCCGGAGCGCACGGTCGAGCGCCTGGTCGGTCTGTATCGCGTCCTCAAGCCCCATCTCCTCGCCGCGTACGAGCACCACCTCCGCGACGCCAACGCGGTCTACGAGCCGCCCACGCGCCGGCTGCTCGCGCGCTGCGCGGAGGACGAGCGGCGCCACATCGCGGCGGGCGAGCGCGTGCTCGCGCACCTCACGCCGACCGCGGAGTCGCGCCAGCGCGCGGCCGCCTGGCAGACGCGGCTCGAGGCGCTGCTGGCCGCGGCGGGCGGGGTCACCGGCGAGGGCCTGCCGCCGACGGCGGCGCGGGTGTCATCCCCCGAGGGCGACGCGGAGGCGGAGGAGTTCATCCGGCTCGAGACGCGTTCCGCGAGGTGGCCGCTGCCCGATCCGCTGCGCGCGGCGGTGCAGGCCATGGGTGATGCGCTCGTCGCCCGGGACGGCGGTGGGGTGCGCCGCTGGCTGGCGGATCCCGGGCTCTGGAGCGAGGCGGCGGAGTCGGCCCTCGCCGCCGGGCGCTTCACCAGCCACGCGGTGGTGGCGGTCGCGCGAATCGGCCGCCAGCTCCTCGTCAAGATCCGTCTCGACGGTCCCAGCGTCTCCGCGACGCTCGCCGCGCGCTGGGCGGGAGGCCCCGACGGCTGGCGCGCGCACGCCCTCGACGTGGCGCGCCTCGAGCCCGCTCGCTCCGCCTGAGCTGGTGCTGCCGAGCGTCCTCGTCGCCAATCGGGGGGAGATCGCGCGCCGGGTGATCCGCGGCTGCCGGCGCCTCGGGGTGCGCGCGATCGCGGTGTACTCCGAAGCCGATGCGGGATGGCCGCACGTGGCCGAGGCCGACGAGGCCGTGCTGATCGGGCCCGCGCCAGCCCGCGAGAGCTATCTGGATTTCGAGCGCGTGCTCGGCGCCGCCCGCAAGACCGGGGCGCGCGCGGTGCATCCCGGCTACGGCTTCCTCTCCGAGAACTGGCGCTTCGCCAAAGCCTGCGAGGAAGCGGATCTCGCCTGGATCGGCCCGCCATGGCGGGTCATCCAGCAGATGGGCGACAAGGTCGAGGCACGGCGCCGCATGCGCGAGGCCGGGGTGCCGGTGGTGCCGGGCAGCGAGGGCGCCCTCGACTCGCTGGAGGCGGCGGGGGTGGTCGGCGGGCGCATCGGCTACCCCCTCATGCTGAAGGCGGCGGCGGGCGGTGGCGGGATCGGGATGGTGCGCGTCGCCGACGCCGCCGCGCTGCCCGCCGCGTGGGCCTCGGCGCAACGCCGCGCCCAGGCCGCGTTCGGCTCCGGCGCGCTCTTGGTCGAGCGCTACGTGACCGAGCCGCGCCACGTCGAGGTGCAGGTGTTCGGCGACACCGGCGGGCAGATCGTCCACCTCCACGAGCGCGAATGCTCGATACAGCGCCGCCACCAGAAGCTCATCGAGGAGAGCCCGGCGCCCGCCCTCGATCCCGAGGTCAAGGCGCACCTGGTCGAGGCGGCGGTACGGGGGGCCCGCGCGGTGGGCTACGTGAACGCGGGCACGATGGAGTTCATCGTCCAGGGCCGCGAGGCGTACTTCCTGGAGATGAACACCCGCCTCCAGGTCGAGCATCCGGTGACCGAGGAGGTCACGGGCCTGGACCTGGTCGAGTGGCAGCTCCGCGTGGCGTCCGGCGAGCCGCTGCCGCTCCCCCAGGACAAGATCGCGCAGCGGGGCGCCGCGCTCGAATGCCGGATCTACGCGGAGGATCCCGCCAAGAACTTCATGCCCTCGCCCGGCACCATCGCGCGACTCACGCTCCCCGCGGGGCCGGGCGTGCGGCTCGAAGCCGGGGTCGCGGAGGGCGTCCAGGTTTCAGTACACTACGATCCGCTCTTGGCCAAGGTCGTCACGCGGGGCGACACGCGCGAGGAGGCGATCGCGCGGATGCAGGCGGCGCTGGAGGGCTTCCTTGTGGAGGGGGTACGTACCGTCATTCCCTTCCACCAGCGCGTGCTGGCGAGCGCCGCGTTCCGGGCCGGCCGGGTCCACACTCAGATGGTCGAACAAGGAGGCTTCAATGCCTGAGGAGGTCAAGGCCCACATCACCGGGGTCGTGTTCCAGATCACCAGCAAGGCGGGCGACCGCCTGGCCGCCGGCGATCCCGTCGTCGTGCTGGAGTCGATGAAGATGGAGATCCCGGTCGAGGCCCCGCGCGCCGGGGTGGTGCGCGAGATCAAGGTGGCCGAGGGCCAGACGGTGCAAGAAGGCGACACCATCGCCGTCATCGATTAGGAGGCCGGCATGAGCGCCGCGCTGATCCGCGAGCACTACGACTATCACCGGTGGGCGAACCGCCGTCTCTTCGACGTCGCCAATGCGCTGGGGACGGAGGCGACCGGCCGCGACCTCGGCAAGCACTGGAGCTTTCCCACCCTCAAGGGCATGTTCGCCCATCTCTACGCGGCGGACTCGGTGTGGCTGACCCGCTGGAAGGGCCAGTCGCCCACGCGTCTCCTCGGCGACAAGGACTTCGCGTCGATGACCGACCTGCGCGAGAAGTGGGACGCCCTCGAGGCGGAGCAGCGGGCCTTCGTCGAGGGGTTGAAGGACGCGGACCTCACCCGGCCCGTCGAGTACAAGAACACCGAGGGCGCCCAGTTCCGCGTGGCCCTGGGGCCGCTGCTCCAGCACGTGGTGAATCACGCCACGCATCACCGGAGCGAGGTGGCCACGATGCTCACGATCATCAGCGGCTCGCCGCCGGACACGGGGATCAATACCTACCGCGTCACCGTCGTCAAAGGATAGGGCAAGCCGCAGCCGTAGGCGAGGCGAGCAATATGAAGATCGAAAGAACCGCGCGCCTGCCATGGGGATGAAGGAGCTCGTCGAGGCGCTGCGTGCGCGGCGCCAGCGGGCCCTCGCGATGGGCGGGGCGGATGCCATCGTTCGGCAGCACGCCGAGGGCAAGCTCACGGTTCGCGAGCGGATCGACCGGCTCTTCGACCCCGGCTCCTTCCAGGAGATCGGGCTCCTCGCCACCCACGCCAACGTGTCGCCGGCGATGAAGGGGAGGGAGACGCCCGCCGACGGCGTCGTCACCGGCTTCGGGCGCATCGGCGGCCGGCCCGCCTCCCTCATCGCCTACGACTTCACGGTGATGGCGGGCTCGATGGGGCGCACCGCCGAGGTCAAGTGCAACCGCGCGCGCGAGATCGCTCTGACCAAGCGTATGCCGATGATCTGGCTCATCGACTCCGCGGGCGCGCGGATCCAGGAGGCCATCGGCTCGACCTTCGCGGGCTCGGGGTTCCTCTTCAGAGAGGAATCGATCATGTCGGGCGTGGTCCCCATGGTGGCGGCGATGATGGGCCCGGGCGCCGCCGGCACCGCCTACATCCCCGCGCTGTCCGACTTCGTGCCGATGGTGAAGGGAACGAGCCACATGGCGCTGGGCGGCCCACCCCTCGTGAAGGCGGTGGTGGGCGAGGACGTCACGCCGGAGGAGCTGGGCGGGTCCAAGGTCCACACCGAGATCTCGGGCGTCGCCGATCTCGAGGTCGCGGACGACGCCGCCTGCCTCGAGGCGGTCAAGGACTACCTGTCCTACTTTCCCTCGTCCAACCTCGAGTCACCCCCGGTCGCGCGGTGCGACGACCCCGCCGAGCGCAAGGACGAGTCGCTCCTCACCATCGTGCCCGACAGCGCGCGGCGCGCCTACGACGTCAAGAAAGTCATCGCCGCGGTCGTGGACCACGGACGGATGTTCGAGATCAAGCCCGGCTGGGCGCGGAATCTCGTCACCGCGCTGGCCCGCCTCGGCGGGCGGCCGGTGGGGGTCGTGGCCAATCAGCCGATGGTGCTGGGCGGAGCCCTCGACGTCGACGCCGCCGACAAGGCGGCGCGGTTCATCATGCTCTGCGACGCCTTCAATATTTCCCTTGTGTTTCTCCAGGATGTGCCGGGCTTCCTCGTGGGCTCCAAGGTGGAGCGGCAGGGCATCATCCGCCATGGGGCCAAGATGCTCTACGCGGTCAGCGAGGCCACGGTGCCCAAGCTCACCGTGGTGCTGCGCAAGGCGTACGGCGCCGGCTACTTCGTCATGTGCGGGAAGGCTTACGAGCCCGACCTCATCGTGGCCTGGCCCACCGCGGAGATCTCGGTGATGGGACCCGAGGGCGGGACCAATATCGTATTCCGCAAGGAGATCGCCGCCGCGGCCGACCCGGACGCGGAGCGAGCCCGCCGGGTGGAGGACTTTCGCGCCCTGATCAATCCCTACATCGCGGCCGGTGGGGCGCTGATCGACGACGTGATCGATCCGCGCGAGACGCGGCCGGTGCTCATCGGGGCGCTGGAGATGGCGCGCACCAAGAAGGTCGAGAGGCCCTGGAAGAAGCACGGGATCATGCCGGTCTAGCTGTGCCGGTATCTGAGGGGGTCGCCGGCCTCGTCAGGCCGCGACCCCTCGGTCGACTTGATCGCCCGGCCCATGGACGACCGGACGCCCTGGCTCCTTCCCGCGAGCGGGAAGAAGCCAGGCGGGTACGGAATCAGTTCTCGACGAACGCCTTCAGCGCACGCCCGCGAAGCGGGTGCCGGAGCTTGCGGAGCGCCTTGGTCTCGATCTGACGGATGCGCTCGCGCGTCACGGAGAAGCGCTTGCCCACCTCTTCCAGCGTGTGCTCGCCCTCCTCGCCGATGCCGAACCGGAGCCGCAAGATCTCCTTCTCCTTCGGCGACAGGGTGGCCAGCGCGCGGTCGACCTGATTGGTCAGGTCCTGGCTGATCAGGCTGTCGTTGGGCGACTCCGCCGTCTTGTCCT
Encoded proteins:
- a CDS encoding acyl-CoA carboxylase subunit beta — translated: MGMKELVEALRARRQRALAMGGADAIVRQHAEGKLTVRERIDRLFDPGSFQEIGLLATHANVSPAMKGRETPADGVVTGFGRIGGRPASLIAYDFTVMAGSMGRTAEVKCNRAREIALTKRMPMIWLIDSAGARIQEAIGSTFAGSGFLFREESIMSGVVPMVAAMMGPGAAGTAYIPALSDFVPMVKGTSHMALGGPPLVKAVVGEDVTPEELGGSKVHTEISGVADLEVADDAACLEAVKDYLSYFPSSNLESPPVARCDDPAERKDESLLTIVPDSARRAYDVKKVIAAVVDHGRMFEIKPGWARNLVTALARLGGRPVGVVANQPMVLGGALDVDAADKAARFIMLCDAFNISLVFLQDVPGFLVGSKVERQGIIRHGAKMLYAVSEATVPKLTVVLRKAYGAGYFVMCGKAYEPDLIVAWPTAEISVMGPEGGTNIVFRKEIAAAADPDAERARRVEDFRALINPYIAAGGALIDDVIDPRETRPVLIGALEMARTKKVERPWKKHGIMPV